The following coding sequences are from one Thermocrinis jamiesonii window:
- the dxs gene encoding 1-deoxy-D-xylulose-5-phosphate synthase, giving the protein MLLENYKGPIDLKYMTYEELEKLAEEVRDYIIEVTAKNGGHVAPGLGVVELTIALLRVFDPPKDVIVWDIGHQAYPWKILTDRKDQFPTLRQYGGISGFLRREESPYDAFGAGHSSTSISAGLGFRVGKDLLKRDGYVVVVIGDGAMTAGMAFEALNNAGHIRPNKFIVILNDNEMSISPNVGAISTYLSKIISGHFVQETRQKVKKIAEHLGSPAKRLVKLTEEFLKGIISPGIIFEELGFNYIGPVNGHDLPALETTLKNVKDIEGPVLLHVYTKKGKGYKPAENDPVTWHGVAPYKRESGEFIKKPSPPTWTSVFGKAIVELAERDEKIVVITPAMKEGSGLVEFAKRFPERFFDVGIAEQHACTFAGGLAAEGLKPVACYYSTFLQRAYDQVIHDIALQKLHVVFAIDRGGLVGEDGPTHHGVFDLSYLRIVPNMIVCAPKDEQELVDLLYTGLNQTLPFALRYPRGPAYGVQVEEPKNIPIGSWEELLDGEDGVILAVGYPVYQALRAAEELRKEGIKMGVVNARFVKPMDESMLLDLCLRYDLFITVEDNTIVGGFGSGVLEFLSQKRILKRVIMLGVPDRFVEHGNQNLLRNLVGIDAEGIARSIRQALKKVS; this is encoded by the coding sequence ATGCTTTTAGAAAACTACAAAGGACCAATAGACCTCAAGTATATGACGTATGAGGAATTGGAAAAACTCGCAGAAGAAGTCAGAGACTACATAATAGAGGTAACTGCTAAAAACGGTGGGCACGTAGCCCCAGGGCTTGGAGTAGTGGAGCTAACCATAGCCTTACTTAGGGTTTTTGACCCTCCAAAGGATGTTATAGTTTGGGATATCGGGCATCAGGCCTATCCCTGGAAGATCCTCACAGACAGAAAGGACCAATTTCCCACTTTAAGACAATATGGTGGAATCTCCGGCTTTCTAAGAAGGGAGGAAAGCCCATACGATGCCTTTGGTGCAGGTCATAGCTCTACATCCATATCTGCAGGTTTGGGCTTTAGGGTAGGTAAGGATCTGCTCAAAAGGGATGGGTATGTGGTGGTAGTTATAGGTGACGGCGCTATGACCGCCGGTATGGCTTTTGAGGCTCTAAACAACGCAGGACACATAAGACCAAACAAGTTTATAGTTATACTCAACGATAACGAAATGTCCATTTCTCCCAATGTGGGAGCTATATCAACCTATCTTAGCAAGATCATAAGTGGACACTTTGTGCAAGAAACCCGTCAGAAAGTGAAAAAAATAGCCGAGCATCTTGGCAGTCCCGCAAAAAGATTGGTAAAGCTCACAGAAGAGTTCTTAAAGGGTATAATCTCCCCTGGGATAATATTTGAAGAACTAGGCTTTAACTACATAGGTCCTGTAAACGGACACGACCTGCCAGCATTGGAAACAACCCTGAAGAACGTAAAAGATATAGAGGGTCCAGTTCTTCTTCATGTATACACAAAGAAGGGTAAAGGGTATAAACCAGCGGAAAACGACCCAGTTACTTGGCACGGTGTAGCACCTTACAAAAGAGAATCTGGAGAGTTTATAAAAAAGCCTTCTCCTCCCACTTGGACTTCGGTTTTTGGTAAAGCTATAGTAGAACTTGCAGAAAGGGATGAGAAGATAGTGGTAATAACGCCTGCCATGAAGGAAGGCTCAGGCCTTGTGGAGTTTGCCAAGAGGTTTCCAGAAAGGTTCTTTGACGTGGGCATTGCAGAACAGCATGCATGCACCTTTGCAGGTGGTTTGGCAGCAGAGGGACTAAAACCCGTAGCTTGCTACTACTCTACCTTTTTGCAGAGAGCATACGACCAAGTCATACATGATATAGCCCTTCAAAAGCTTCATGTGGTTTTTGCCATAGATAGAGGAGGACTTGTGGGAGAGGATGGGCCAACCCATCACGGAGTTTTTGACCTCTCTTACTTGAGAATTGTGCCAAACATGATAGTCTGCGCACCAAAGGATGAGCAAGAGCTGGTTGATTTGCTATACACTGGACTAAACCAAACCCTTCCCTTTGCCCTTAGATATCCGAGAGGTCCAGCTTACGGCGTGCAGGTGGAAGAACCGAAAAACATACCCATAGGCTCTTGGGAGGAGCTCTTAGACGGAGAAGATGGTGTTATCCTTGCGGTGGGCTATCCAGTGTATCAGGCACTAAGAGCGGCAGAAGAACTCAGAAAGGAAGGCATAAAAATGGGAGTGGTGAATGCAAGGTTTGTAAAGCCCATGGATGAGTCTATGCTTTTGGACCTTTGCTTAAGGTATGATTTGTTTATAACCGTAGAGGACAACACCATAGTCGGGGGGTTTGGTTCTGGCGTTCTGGAATTTCTTTCACAAAAGAGAATACTTAAAAGGGTAATCATGCTCGGAGTTCCAGATAGGTTTGTAGAGCACGGAAATCAGAATCTTCTGCGGAATTTAGTAGGAATAGATGCGGAAGGTATAGCAAGAAGTATAAGGCAAGCTTTGAAGAAGGTGTCTTAA
- a CDS encoding lytic transglycosylase domain-containing protein, whose translation MKIEWDSLWLKTTRPEHIQRENNTENHSFEVILNNFLNKKNSTTDIDALIERASLRYGVPKEIIRAIIQAESGFNPRAYNKNKDGTEDRGLMQVNYQHNLALMKEYGITDPDQLYDPAINIEIGTRILYENYKRFGNWVMAIKAYNGLNADNWDYVKRVLMNVKQTSRF comes from the coding sequence GTGAAAATAGAGTGGGATAGCCTTTGGCTAAAAACCACAAGACCTGAGCACATCCAAAGAGAAAACAACACAGAAAATCACAGCTTCGAGGTAATCCTAAACAATTTCCTTAATAAGAAAAACAGCACCACGGACATAGACGCTTTAATAGAAAGGGCTTCCTTGAGGTATGGCGTACCAAAGGAAATTATAAGAGCGATCATCCAAGCAGAGAGCGGTTTTAACCCAAGGGCATACAACAAAAACAAAGACGGGACAGAAGATCGGGGACTTATGCAGGTAAATTATCAACACAACTTAGCTTTAATGAAAGAATACGGTATTACAGATCCAGACCAACTGTATGATCCGGCCATAAATATAGAAATCGGGACGAGAATTCTGTATGAGAATTACAAAAGGTTTGGTAATTGGGTTATGGCTATAAAGGCATACAACGGTTTGAACGCAGACAATTGGGATTACGTAAAACGTGTTTTGATGAATGTAAAACAAACCAGTAGGTTTTAG
- the ccsA gene encoding cytochrome c biogenesis protein CcsA: MLFLALFLYLVSSFFGIYNLITSKFHRFLANGFMGLALICYFIYFALRYLDQNTFPFGDIYGFFSLLGNLLVLAFILLSYKYSKLLYFSYMVAFIGFLSTLFALPSSPSPYKSTLYGLHLLSASLSYLFAFLGGMSSSLKLLIERRLKTHTLFQAYVPLNSLITAERLFTNLTFLGFTITLVFGSFWTRSQFGKHWIDDPKLLITLLLWIYYAILSHLNLLKKLKPKRFSEGVMIGTLLSIINLLFVRHSI, from the coding sequence ATGCTCTTTTTAGCTTTATTCCTTTACCTTGTTTCCTCTTTTTTTGGTATTTACAATCTTATAACCTCAAAGTTTCATAGATTTTTAGCCAATGGCTTTATGGGCTTAGCCCTAATTTGTTATTTCATATACTTTGCCCTTAGATACTTAGATCAAAATACCTTTCCCTTTGGTGATATCTATGGCTTTTTTTCCCTGCTTGGCAACCTTTTAGTCTTAGCCTTTATTCTCCTATCATACAAATACAGCAAGCTACTTTACTTTAGCTATATGGTAGCTTTTATAGGGTTTCTTTCCACACTCTTTGCTTTGCCCTCTTCTCCTTCTCCATACAAAAGCACTCTTTATGGTTTACACCTTTTATCCGCATCTTTGAGTTATCTCTTTGCTTTTCTGGGTGGTATGTCCTCTTCTCTTAAGCTGCTAATAGAAAGAAGATTAAAGACCCATACCCTTTTTCAAGCTTATGTTCCTTTAAACAGCTTGATAACAGCAGAGAGATTATTTACAAATTTAACCTTTTTAGGTTTTACTATAACCTTAGTATTTGGCAGTTTTTGGACACGCTCCCAATTTGGAAAGCATTGGATAGATGACCCAAAACTTTTGATAACCCTTCTTCTTTGGATTTACTATGCTATACTTTCTCACTTGAACTTACTCAAAAAGCTCAAGCCCAAAAGGTTTTCAGAGGGGGTTATGATAGGAACTCTTTTATCTATTATTAATCTCCTCTTTGTTAGGCATAGCATATAA
- a CDS encoding cupin domain-containing protein, whose protein sequence is MAKVISTSEREFSQLMPTKKMLLNEDGLRSILFCLREGQKVPLHTSPHRVITLVLSGKGIFFLGSERNAVELKEGDYVLYEREEPHGFYALGDMTVLAFVF, encoded by the coding sequence ATGGCAAAGGTTATTTCTACTTCTGAAAGGGAGTTTTCCCAGCTTATGCCCACGAAGAAGATGCTTCTAAATGAAGACGGTTTGCGCTCCATACTGTTTTGCCTAAGGGAAGGACAGAAGGTTCCTCTGCACACATCTCCTCACAGAGTTATAACCTTAGTCCTTTCTGGAAAGGGTATTTTTTTCTTAGGTTCGGAAAGGAACGCAGTAGAGCTAAAAGAAGGGGATTATGTTCTTTACGAAAGAGAAGAGCCTCACGGGTTTTATGCCTTAGGGGATATGACAGTTTTAGCTTTTGTGTTTTAG